A portion of the Myxococcales bacterium genome contains these proteins:
- the add gene encoding adenosine deaminase codes for MNGPYSIETIQRLPKTDLHVHLDGSLRLGTILDLAEKQRVELPASDEDGLRKAMRLGENCGSLVEYLRAFEITLKVLQTKEALERAAYELAEDAARENVRYMEVRYAPMLHTRRGLKLTAVVESVLAGLRAAQADFGIESNIIICGIRNVSAESSLEMAELCVAYKNRGVVGFDLAGAEYDHPAKHHRAAFQLVRDNNINVTIHAGEAYGPESIAQAIHICGAHRIGHGCRLRENGDLLHYVNDHRIALECCPSSNVQTGAIRDLASHPLKLYFSLGLRVTVNTDNRLITDTTASKELWLCHSQMGMTLGDLKQVILNGFKAAFLPFHVKQQYLRKVSAELRDFAETPDSVPPPAKAASGSPSRVN; via the coding sequence ATGAACGGGCCGTACAGCATCGAGACGATTCAGCGCCTCCCGAAGACCGACCTTCACGTGCACCTCGATGGCTCGCTTCGGCTGGGCACGATCCTCGACCTCGCCGAGAAGCAGCGCGTCGAGCTGCCGGCGAGCGACGAAGACGGCCTTCGGAAGGCCATGCGCCTCGGCGAAAACTGCGGTTCACTGGTCGAATACCTCCGCGCCTTCGAGATCACCCTCAAGGTGCTTCAGACCAAGGAGGCGCTCGAGCGTGCGGCCTACGAGCTCGCGGAAGACGCCGCCCGAGAGAACGTTCGATACATGGAGGTGCGCTACGCCCCCATGCTCCACACGCGGCGCGGGCTCAAGCTCACGGCCGTCGTTGAGTCAGTGCTCGCCGGCTTGCGCGCCGCTCAGGCCGACTTCGGCATCGAGTCGAACATCATCATCTGCGGCATTCGCAACGTGTCCGCCGAGAGCTCCCTCGAGATGGCGGAGCTGTGTGTAGCTTACAAGAACCGCGGCGTGGTCGGCTTCGACCTAGCGGGCGCCGAGTATGACCACCCGGCGAAGCACCATCGGGCGGCGTTCCAGCTGGTACGCGACAACAACATCAACGTGACCATTCACGCCGGCGAGGCCTACGGGCCTGAGTCGATCGCCCAGGCGATCCACATTTGTGGCGCCCACCGCATCGGACACGGCTGCCGGCTACGCGAGAACGGCGACCTCCTCCATTACGTGAACGATCACCGCATCGCGCTCGAGTGTTGCCCCAGCTCCAATGTTCAAACGGGCGCCATTCGTGATCTGGCGAGCCACCCGCTCAAGCTCTATTTCAGCCTGGGTCTGCGCGTGACGGTGAACACCGACAACCGGCTCATCACCGACACGACGGCGTCGAAGGAGCTTTGGCTCTGCCACTCTCAGATGGGCATGACGCTGGGCGATCTGAAACAGGTCATCCTGAACGGCTTTAAAGCCGCCTTCCTGCCCTTCCACGTCAAACAGCAATACCTCCGCAAGGTGAGCGCCGAACTCCGTGATTTCGCCGAAACACCAGACAGCGTGCCGCCTCCGGCGAAGGCGGCCAGTGGCTCGCCGAGCCGCGTAAACTAG